In Anaerolineales bacterium, the following proteins share a genomic window:
- a CDS encoding DUF3592 domain-containing protein translates to MTENDVARWIVMLCMAPTILGGLLITDGIFGFVLFMNLRALRAAKDWVSTRDTILASNMKALKVPVGGGGRRGSLTNVPVVEYSYEVGGQSYKNNKLYAGYAFGGDKRQVVEKFLEQYPEGSSVEVFYNLNNPTESALHKNNPSVWSIAIVLIIANLSMCGALPLFWLLYDS, encoded by the coding sequence ATGACAGAAAATGACGTTGCACGCTGGATTGTAATGCTTTGCATGGCGCCAACCATATTGGGCGGATTGTTAATCACAGATGGGATATTTGGCTTTGTCCTATTCATGAATCTGCGTGCGCTTCGGGCGGCAAAAGATTGGGTTTCGACAAGAGACACAATCCTTGCATCCAACATGAAGGCTTTGAAAGTTCCAGTAGGCGGGGGAGGAAGGCGCGGATCGCTTACCAACGTTCCCGTAGTGGAATATTCCTATGAAGTGGGCGGACAGTCCTATAAGAACAACAAACTGTATGCGGGTTATGCCTTTGGAGGCGATAAAAGGCAAGTAGTGGAAAAGTTTCTCGAGCAATATCCCGAGGGCAGTTCGGTGGAAGTTTTTTATAACTTGAATAACCCAACAGAGTCGGCTCTCCACAAGAATAACCCCAGTGTTTGGAGCATTGCCATTGTATTGATCATCGCCAACTTGTCCATGTGCGGAGCGCTTCCCCTTTTCTGGTTATTATATGATTCCTAA
- a CDS encoding UbiA family prenyltransferase: MLRLVHPLHLFLAALTYSFGASIANYLGKPFVASSFWLGLLAVLLAQAVMSLLSEVFRLDVEPLLENETRTQRRTLRNNALYASIAFIALFAFITFILFNDTRLPLSSFFFLLFSLAIVLAYSVPPFRLVNRGAGEFLLAVHIAYIAPSIAFTLQADETHRFLALAVPLTFLAFAYFITQNFQAFAQDQKMNRMTFLTRLGWERVVPLHHLIVLLAYLLFAMSPLFGLSLSLIWSLFLTFPFALFQIFLLRNISFGVKPNWRLLHATALAVFGLTTYFLAVTFWIR, encoded by the coding sequence ATGCTTCGTCTTGTCCATCCTCTCCATCTCTTCCTCGCCGCGTTGACCTACTCTTTCGGTGCGAGTATCGCCAATTATCTAGGCAAGCCGTTTGTCGCAAGTTCGTTTTGGCTGGGGTTGCTCGCCGTCCTCCTCGCGCAAGCCGTTATGAGCCTCTTGTCCGAAGTCTTTCGTTTGGACGTTGAGCCGCTCCTCGAAAACGAAACACGGACTCAGCGGCGGACTTTGCGAAATAACGCGCTGTACGCGTCCATTGCGTTCATCGCATTATTCGCTTTTATCACTTTCATTCTTTTCAACGATACTCGCTTACCTCTTTCCTCTTTCTTTTTTCTTCTGTTCTCTCTAGCCATAGTCCTCGCCTATTCCGTTCCTCCCTTCCGCCTTGTCAACCGCGGCGCGGGGGAGTTTCTGCTTGCGGTTCACATTGCGTACATCGCTCCTTCCATTGCATTCACGCTGCAAGCCGATGAGACTCATCGCTTCCTCGCGCTTGCTGTTCCGCTCACATTCCTTGCCTTCGCTTATTTCATTACTCAAAACTTTCAAGCCTTTGCCCAAGATCAAAAAATGAATCGGATGACTTTCCTCACGCGCCTCGGCTGGGAGCGCGTCGTACCGTTGCATCATTTGATCGTCCTGCTGGCGTATCTGCTTTTTGCCATGTCGCCCCTGTTCGGTCTGTCGCTTTCGTTGATCTGGTCGCTTTTCCTAACCTTCCCTTTCGCGCTCTTTCAAATTTTCCTCCTCCGCAATATCAGTTTCGGCGTCAAACCTAACTGGCGTTTATTGCACGCCACCGCCCTCGCCGTCTTTGGATTGACAACGTATTTCCTTGCTGTGACGTTTTGGATTCGCTAG
- a CDS encoding DinB family protein, protein MSEINELAEKLKSEGEKFYSLFAGLADDQWQAEVYTEGETWTIRNVLSHFITSERGLVKLFERIRTTGEGASEDFSIDRYNAAQQERTKDVPARELLEQYKEVRSHSVAWVAGLKDEELEIIGRHPFLGMTKIRDMIKMLYIHNQNHYRDMRKALK, encoded by the coding sequence ATGTCCGAAATCAACGAACTAGCCGAAAAACTCAAATCTGAAGGCGAAAAATTTTATTCGCTATTCGCCGGTCTCGCGGACGATCAATGGCAGGCGGAGGTCTACACCGAAGGCGAAACATGGACGATCCGCAATGTGCTTTCGCATTTCATCACCTCCGAGCGCGGCTTGGTGAAACTCTTCGAGCGCATCCGCACGACGGGAGAAGGCGCCTCGGAGGATTTTTCCATTGACCGCTACAACGCCGCGCAGCAGGAACGGACAAAAGATGTGCCCGCGCGTGAACTACTCGAACAATACAAGGAAGTGCGCTCGCACTCGGTCGCATGGGTTGCGGGCTTGAAGGATGAAGAACTCGAGATCATTGGGCGGCATCCATTTTTGGGCATGACCAAAATCCGTGACATGATCAAAATGTTATACATCCACAACCAAAATCATTATCGTGATATGCGGAAGGCGTTGAAGTAG
- a CDS encoding SDR family oxidoreductase → MGKVALVTGGAHRLGKSFALTLARLGYDIVLHYHSALDEAIQTQGEIESLNRRVILAPADLTDPAQIQSLVSSLQSLDVLVNSAAFMPSGNVESLSLEMWDTSLDLNLRAPFLLAQACAKKMTAGGLIVNITDVGAQKAWSRFPSYTVSKAALESLTRILARALAPKIRVNAIAPGLVLQSDIVPAEEWERLIGRIPLKRPARSEEVASALEFLVKNEYVTGQTIVVDGGYSLV, encoded by the coding sequence ATGGGCAAGGTTGCTTTGGTGACCGGCGGCGCGCACCGATTGGGGAAATCCTTCGCGCTGACTCTTGCTCGCCTCGGGTACGATATCGTCCTTCATTATCATTCCGCCCTAGACGAAGCGATTCAGACGCAGGGTGAAATTGAATCGCTCAACCGACGCGTGATACTCGCCCCAGCCGACCTCACCGATCCCGCGCAAATCCAATCGCTGGTCTCCAGTCTCCAATCTCTCGATGTGTTGGTGAACTCCGCCGCTTTCATGCCCAGCGGAAACGTTGAATCGCTTTCGCTTGAAATGTGGGATACGTCTCTTGATCTCAATCTCCGCGCTCCATTTTTGCTAGCACAAGCGTGTGCAAAAAAAATGACGGCTGGCGGACTCATCGTCAACATCACGGATGTCGGCGCGCAAAAAGCGTGGAGCCGGTTCCCTTCGTACACGGTCAGCAAAGCCGCGCTCGAATCGTTGACGAGAATCCTCGCCCGCGCGCTCGCGCCGAAGATCCGCGTCAATGCCATCGCGCCGGGGCTCGTCTTGCAATCGGACATCGTCCCGGCTGAGGAGTGGGAAAGGTTGATTGGGCGCATCCCGCTCAAACGTCCGGCGCGAAGCGAGGAGGTGGCGTCCGCCCTTGAATTTTTGGTCAAGAATGAATACGTCACTGGGCAAACGATTGTCGTGGATGGGGGTTATTCTTTAGTGTAA
- a CDS encoding proline dehydrogenase family protein yields MNVLEYFYLRGPAGKIHGQDGTMLRSFLIYLSKAAWAQKLITSWGFAVKAASRFVAGNTAQDAIRVVRELNAKGINATLDSLGEHTSTAEEANAAADAIVQVLQEVDKAGVKANVSIKLTQIGMGLDEETCRQNLVRILEQAKQSGNFIRIDMEDTPYTDITIGMYHSMLERDFPSKCVGMVQQSYLFRAEADTRSLLEKGARIRLVKGAYNEPPDKAFPKKTDTDSNFDLLAKLMIDAAVTREQNSISADGRIPPYVVIASHDDKRVGFAKKHAEKIGLPKNAIEFQMLYGIRRDLQDQLIKEGYPVRVYVPFGTQWYPYFMRRLAERPANIWFFVSNYFRK; encoded by the coding sequence ATGAATGTGCTAGAATATTTTTACCTGCGCGGACCGGCAGGGAAAATCCATGGACAGGACGGGACGATGCTGCGATCTTTCTTGATCTATCTTTCCAAAGCCGCTTGGGCGCAGAAACTTATTACGAGTTGGGGCTTTGCTGTGAAAGCCGCTTCGCGTTTCGTCGCTGGTAATACCGCTCAAGATGCGATCCGCGTTGTGCGTGAGTTGAACGCTAAGGGCATCAACGCCACTCTCGACAGCCTCGGCGAACACACCTCCACTGCGGAGGAAGCGAACGCGGCGGCGGACGCCATCGTGCAAGTTTTACAGGAAGTAGATAAAGCCGGGGTTAAAGCCAACGTTTCTATCAAACTAACTCAAATCGGCATGGGGCTGGATGAAGAGACCTGTCGTCAAAATCTCGTGCGGATTCTCGAACAAGCGAAGCAGAGCGGCAACTTTATCCGCATTGACATGGAAGACACGCCCTACACCGACATCACCATCGGCATGTATCACTCGATGCTTGAAAGGGATTTCCCATCGAAGTGCGTCGGCATGGTGCAACAATCGTACCTCTTCCGCGCCGAAGCCGACACCCGTTCACTGCTTGAAAAGGGCGCGCGCATTCGGCTCGTCAAAGGCGCGTACAACGAGCCGCCCGATAAAGCCTTCCCGAAAAAAACCGACACCGATTCGAATTTCGACTTGCTTGCGAAGCTCATGATTGACGCGGCTGTAACGCGAGAACAGAACTCTATCAGCGCGGACGGTCGCATCCCGCCGTATGTGGTTATCGCCTCGCACGACGATAAACGCGTTGGCTTTGCCAAGAAACACGCGGAAAAAATCGGCTTGCCAAAGAACGCCATCGAATTTCAAATGCTATATGGCATTCGTCGCGATCTGCAAGATCAGCTCATCAAAGAAGGTTATCCCGTGCGCGTCTACGTTCCTTTTGGCACGCAGTGGTATCCGTATTTCATGCGCCGCCTCGCCGAACGCCCTGCGAATATTTGGTTCTTCGTGTCGAATTATTTCAGGAAGTAA
- a CDS encoding serine hydrolase: MRSSSSIPVLRGISIGLLSIALVMAVISLIGYSRQRNNYPRGMTIAGVEVGGVDPRIASERVLQVYSSPIELRYGDAVIQVDPTIIGFKLDMDSMIAAADLQRTGGSFWGGYWNYLWNRDPAPVDVPLSATIAEDQLIAYLRNEISARYDQPPTPAQPVPGGTTFTPGEPGTVLDINSAVRLIEDTLRSPTNRTVALSFQRSAAARPTFENLAILLQQNVTVAGFDGVLGFYLFDLQNGQEIHFAMDKGELISVNPDVSFTASSTVKIPIMVSYFIKNGSAGLEDPGASLMLDMIRLSENPPADRLMESLDEFRGPLIVTEDMKKIGLENTFLAGFFCSAEFPCPLLERFSTPANQRTDVSTDPDPFNQTTPSDSGMLLTDIYQCATQSGGVLVAIFPDKLNSEICQQMINYLQADKIGVLIEAGVPEGTPVAHKHGWITEPSSGIIKNISDAGIVYTSGGNYVLVIYAYHPVQTVWEPVSALFAQLSQTVYNFYNLPTNP; the protein is encoded by the coding sequence GTGAGAAGCAGTAGTTCGATCCCGGTTCTGCGAGGAATTTCCATCGGCTTGCTGTCCATCGCTTTGGTGATGGCGGTGATCTCGCTCATCGGGTACAGCCGCCAGCGGAATAATTATCCACGCGGCATGACCATCGCCGGAGTGGAAGTCGGCGGCGTGGATCCGCGCATCGCGTCGGAACGCGTCCTGCAAGTGTATTCCAGCCCCATCGAATTGCGATACGGCGACGCGGTCATTCAAGTTGACCCGACGATCATCGGCTTCAAACTGGATATGGACAGCATGATCGCCGCCGCCGACCTGCAGCGCACCGGCGGTTCTTTCTGGGGGGGATACTGGAACTACCTTTGGAATCGTGATCCCGCCCCGGTAGACGTTCCCCTTAGCGCGACCATCGCCGAAGACCAGTTGATTGCGTACTTGCGTAACGAGATCTCCGCACGCTACGACCAGCCTCCCACGCCGGCACAACCCGTCCCCGGCGGGACAACCTTCACGCCGGGCGAACCGGGCACCGTCCTTGATATCAACAGCGCCGTGCGATTGATCGAAGACACGCTCCGTTCGCCGACCAATCGCACGGTGGCGCTTTCATTTCAACGCAGCGCGGCGGCGAGACCGACATTTGAAAACCTTGCGATCTTGCTTCAACAAAACGTGACCGTTGCCGGGTTCGACGGTGTGCTTGGCTTTTATCTGTTCGACCTCCAAAACGGACAGGAGATTCACTTCGCTATGGACAAAGGCGAATTGATCTCCGTCAACCCGGACGTTTCATTCACCGCCTCCAGCACGGTGAAGATCCCGATCATGGTTTCGTACTTTATCAAGAACGGTTCGGCTGGGTTAGAAGATCCGGGCGCCAGCCTCATGTTGGACATGATCCGCCTTTCGGAGAATCCTCCCGCCGACCGGTTGATGGAAAGTCTCGACGAGTTCCGAGGTCCGCTGATCGTGACGGAAGATATGAAGAAGATCGGGCTTGAAAACACTTTTCTCGCCGGTTTCTTCTGCAGCGCGGAATTTCCATGCCCGTTACTGGAACGATTCTCCACACCCGCCAACCAGCGCACAGACGTTTCCACCGACCCCGATCCATTCAATCAAACTACGCCGTCTGATTCCGGCATGTTGCTGACCGACATTTATCAATGCGCCACACAGAGCGGCGGCGTGCTAGTGGCGATCTTCCCAGACAAACTCAACAGCGAGATCTGCCAGCAAATGATCAACTATTTGCAAGCCGACAAGATCGGCGTACTGATCGAAGCCGGCGTCCCAGAGGGAACGCCGGTGGCGCACAAACACGGCTGGATCACAGAGCCGAGTTCCGGCATCATCAAAAACATCAGCGATGCGGGCATCGTCTACACCTCCGGCGGAAATTATGTGCTGGTCATCTATGCCTACCACCCGGTGCAAACCGTTTGGGAACCGGTCTCCGCCCTCTTCGCGCAACTCTCACAAACGGTTTACAATTTCTACAACCTGCCCACCAACCCATAA
- a CDS encoding C4-type zinc ribbon domain-containing protein: MSAALGLFRLQQVDSQIDQIHARQKAILETLQNDGAVRSASDNFSAAESRNKTAEREMKNAEAECQKQRIKIEQAESSLYGGKVHNPKELQDLQNDVASLKRHLATLENRELEAMLAFETTENEFQSAKAELEKAQANAADQHSGLTKESDALGKETDRLSAERKAVVSDLPQPSLQIYDQLRERKRGLAVAVMSDASCTACGTTLTPAQQQNARSASQLFNCPTCGRILYAN; encoded by the coding sequence ATGAGCGCGGCGCTAGGACTCTTTCGTCTGCAACAAGTGGACAGCCAGATTGATCAGATTCACGCGCGGCAAAAAGCAATTCTCGAAACGCTTCAAAACGACGGGGCGGTCCGCTCCGCCAGCGACAACTTTTCCGCCGCCGAAAGCCGGAACAAGACTGCCGAGCGCGAGATGAAGAACGCCGAAGCCGAATGTCAGAAACAGCGCATCAAGATCGAGCAAGCCGAGTCCAGCCTGTACGGCGGAAAAGTCCACAACCCGAAAGAATTGCAAGACTTGCAAAACGACGTGGCGTCGCTCAAGCGTCATCTTGCGACTCTCGAAAACCGCGAACTCGAAGCCATGCTGGCATTTGAAACCACGGAAAACGAATTTCAATCGGCAAAAGCCGAACTTGAAAAGGCGCAAGCCAACGCCGCCGATCAACACAGCGGCTTGACCAAAGAAAGCGACGCGCTGGGCAAAGAAACCGACCGACTCTCTGCCGAACGCAAGGCTGTCGTGAGCGACCTGCCCCAACCCTCCCTGCAAATCTACGACCAACTCCGCGAACGCAAACGCGGACTCGCCGTCGCCGTAATGAGCGACGCATCTTGCACCGCTTGCGGCACAACATTGACCCCTGCACAGCAACAAAACGCGCGCTCCGCTTCGCAATTATTCAACTGTCCCACCTGCGGACGAATCCTCTATGCAAACTAG
- a CDS encoding HEAT repeat domain-containing protein, whose product MPHIDPLSFFVGFFVGIVVWMLLGRARPLWDQIRAGVKEQRETAKVKRTSGLEDNHRRITLRRAQGMHLASSLFALDEILQEPKLIAPPARVEPGVIGLQEDIISQTLPYMPDWPDLAGIYGAPTLTMTQALAGGANIVITGAAGAGKTVALAHLASLAANLKVRLEPETEDEAVPYLYHVADLGLPHDASKDPLNILTNAAAEFAPLFDLGRLPGFIQRTFQTGQALLLIDGFDELDAQSQQHVVAWFKALMQAYPKIRIVTTGSPAQLNGLISLGFNPLALISWNQRTAARFIQQWGELWSQTIAAESSPQTGAAQVDPLLINSWVMTDNHGLTPFELTLKVWGAYAGDSLGPRVLDAINTHVRRVAPSGTPVAALELLAMQVILTSQPVFDPRAAHAWVKQYDIVDDKPIQGAETIATQTSEGEKAPVTESQKIRIKKSKASEGVPTHGLLSKMVDSGLLLSHSNNKMRFLHSVLKGYLAGQAIGDNDAEQTLLAQPEWNGKAVALQYLAARGDASQAADALLKDSTLPLHQAIFTVAHWLRDAPKEAAWRSKIFGSLLQILQAEGQPLGLRGQAMAAFVASRDSGSAALFRQLLGSRSFELLPLAALGSGGIGDAKAVDLLEELLQASTNSVQRACCLALVAIGTDKALEAVGRALLQGDEDLRKAAAEALANDPSEGFAMLREGAGLNDIMVRRAVVNGLSRIEQPWAVELMQKMQVEDEQWVVRNLATQYLEQKTRPDPRVPQKLPIPSETPWLIEFAGKQGMGIPRGGSAGDVLATAFRFGTTEERLAALPFIKPVANEGIIGALYAGVYGEDPEVREASFLAVQEIGANGTHLPHPNQFGLG is encoded by the coding sequence ATGCCGCATATTGACCCGCTTTCTTTCTTTGTCGGCTTTTTTGTTGGCATCGTTGTTTGGATGTTGCTGGGACGCGCGCGTCCGCTATGGGATCAAATCCGCGCAGGCGTGAAAGAACAGCGCGAGACGGCAAAGGTCAAACGCACAAGCGGACTCGAAGACAACCATCGCCGCATCACACTTCGCCGCGCGCAGGGGATGCATCTCGCCTCATCGCTTTTCGCCCTCGATGAAATTTTGCAAGAACCTAAGCTAATCGCACCGCCGGCGCGCGTCGAGCCGGGCGTGATCGGCTTGCAGGAAGATATCATCTCGCAGACTCTTCCATACATGCCCGATTGGCCCGACCTCGCGGGAATCTACGGCGCGCCGACCCTCACCATGACGCAAGCGCTAGCGGGCGGAGCAAACATCGTGATCACCGGCGCGGCGGGCGCGGGGAAAACGGTGGCGCTGGCGCACCTCGCGTCGCTGGCGGCGAATCTCAAGGTCCGGCTTGAACCGGAGACGGAAGACGAAGCGGTCCCCTACTTGTATCACGTTGCCGACTTGGGGCTTCCGCACGATGCATCCAAAGATCCGCTCAATATCCTCACCAATGCCGCGGCAGAATTTGCGCCGCTTTTCGATCTGGGACGATTGCCGGGTTTCATCCAACGAACATTCCAAACCGGTCAAGCGCTACTGTTGATTGACGGGTTCGACGAACTCGACGCGCAAAGTCAGCAGCATGTTGTCGCATGGTTCAAAGCGTTGATGCAAGCCTACCCAAAGATTCGTATCGTGACGACCGGCTCGCCAGCACAGTTGAACGGCTTGATCAGCCTCGGCTTCAACCCGCTAGCGCTCATCAGTTGGAATCAACGGACTGCGGCGCGCTTCATTCAACAATGGGGCGAATTATGGTCGCAGACGATCGCGGCAGAATCTTCGCCGCAGACCGGAGCCGCGCAAGTGGATCCGCTTTTGATCAATTCGTGGGTGATGACGGACAACCACGGTCTGACTCCCTTCGAGCTGACTCTCAAAGTGTGGGGCGCGTACGCCGGGGACAGTTTGGGACCGCGCGTGCTGGACGCGATCAACACCCACGTACGCCGCGTCGCCCCAAGCGGAACGCCGGTCGCCGCGCTGGAATTGCTCGCCATGCAAGTGATCCTCACGTCGCAACCGGTGTTCGACCCGCGCGCCGCGCACGCATGGGTAAAACAATACGACATCGTGGACGACAAACCCATTCAAGGCGCGGAAACTATTGCAACGCAAACTTCCGAAGGCGAAAAAGCCCCGGTGACCGAATCGCAAAAGATCCGCATCAAAAAATCGAAAGCCAGCGAAGGCGTGCCTACGCACGGACTGTTGAGCAAAATGGTGGATAGCGGTTTATTACTCTCGCATTCCAACAACAAAATGCGCTTCCTCCACTCCGTGTTGAAGGGTTATCTCGCCGGCCAAGCCATCGGCGACAACGATGCAGAGCAAACCCTGCTCGCCCAACCTGAATGGAACGGCAAAGCCGTCGCGTTGCAATATCTCGCCGCGCGCGGAGACGCATCGCAAGCGGCAGACGCCTTATTGAAAGATTCCACGCTGCCGCTTCACCAAGCGATCTTCACCGTAGCCCACTGGCTGCGCGATGCCCCCAAAGAAGCCGCGTGGCGGAGCAAAATTTTTGGCAGTCTGTTGCAGATCTTGCAAGCCGAAGGTCAACCGCTCGGCTTACGCGGACAGGCAATGGCGGCATTCGTCGCCAGCCGAGATTCAGGCTCTGCCGCGTTGTTCCGTCAGTTGTTGGGTTCACGATCGTTTGAATTACTTCCCCTTGCCGCGCTCGGCAGCGGCGGGATCGGCGACGCCAAAGCGGTGGACCTCCTCGAAGAGTTACTACAAGCGTCCACCAATTCGGTGCAACGCGCTTGTTGTCTCGCACTGGTCGCTATCGGGACCGACAAGGCTCTTGAAGCGGTTGGACGCGCGTTATTGCAGGGCGATGAAGATCTGCGAAAAGCCGCCGCAGAAGCGCTGGCAAACGACCCGTCGGAAGGATTCGCCATGTTGCGCGAAGGCGCGGGACTCAACGATATCATGGTGCGGCGCGCGGTCGTCAACGGACTTTCACGCATTGAGCAACCCTGGGCGGTTGAGTTGATGCAAAAAATGCAGGTAGAAGATGAACAATGGGTCGTCCGCAATTTGGCGACGCAATATCTCGAACAAAAAACCCGCCCCGACCCGCGTGTGCCGCAGAAATTGCCAATCCCATCTGAAACTCCGTGGCTGATCGAATTCGCCGGCAAGCAGGGCATGGGCATTCCGCGCGGCGGCTCTGCGGGAGATGTGCTGGCGACCGCGTTTCGATTTGGGACTACGGAAGAGCGTCTCGCCGCTCTACCGTTTATCAAGCCGGTTGCGAACGAGGGCATCATCGGCGCGTTGTACGCGGGCGTGTACGGCGAAGACCCCGAAGTGCGCGAAGCCTCGTTCCTTGCCGTGCAAGAGATCGGCGCGAACGGAACTCATTTACCCCACCCCAACCAATTCGGGTTAGGCTGA
- the ssnA gene encoding putative aminohydrolase SsnA, translated as MLIVNANLITWEKENRILDDHALLIENDRIKEISKSADLLKKFPREEKLDARGQYVMPGNICAHTHFYGAYARGMAIPGTAPKDFPEILQKLWWPLDRSLDAESVRYSALPCLVDAVKHGTTTLIDHHASPNAIDGSLDIIGEAVEKSGLRAALCYEVTDRDGESKMKAGINENVRFIKKTKSPLLAATFGLHASLTLSDASLDLCRQSIPDGFGFHVHTAEHESDEYDSLNKSGMRVIDRLQKHGILGPNTITAHGVHFDAREMEILTETNTWLSHQPRSNMNNGVGVAPIESMLRMGIKVCLGNDGFSNAMWEEWKAAYLLHKVHHRDPRRMGGYDVAQMAIYNNAALANVFFQSATIGQLSEGAFADMIFVDYHPNTPMTAGNLPWHIIFGFQQSMVTTTIVAGKVLMKDRELLTLDEKEISAKAREIAPKVWERYEKEVAKIQ; from the coding sequence ATGCTCATCGTCAACGCAAACCTCATCACGTGGGAAAAAGAAAATCGCATTCTCGACGATCACGCCCTCCTCATCGAGAACGATCGCATCAAAGAGATCAGCAAAAGCGCCGACCTGCTGAAAAAATTTCCGCGCGAAGAAAAACTCGACGCGCGCGGGCAATATGTAATGCCGGGCAATATCTGCGCGCACACGCATTTTTACGGCGCATACGCGCGCGGCATGGCGATCCCTGGAACCGCGCCGAAAGATTTCCCTGAGATTCTGCAAAAGTTGTGGTGGCCGCTTGATCGTTCGCTCGACGCGGAAAGCGTCCGCTACTCCGCCCTCCCCTGCCTCGTGGACGCGGTCAAACACGGCACGACGACTCTCATTGACCATCACGCCTCGCCCAACGCGATAGACGGCTCGCTCGACATCATCGGCGAGGCAGTCGAAAAATCTGGATTGCGCGCGGCGTTGTGTTACGAAGTGACCGACCGCGACGGCGAATCCAAAATGAAAGCGGGGATAAACGAAAACGTCCGCTTCATCAAGAAGACGAAAAGCCCGCTTCTCGCCGCGACGTTCGGCCTGCACGCCAGCCTCACGCTTTCGGACGCCTCTTTAGATTTGTGCCGCCAATCCATCCCCGACGGATTCGGCTTCCACGTCCACACCGCCGAACATGAATCGGACGAATACGACAGCCTGAACAAATCAGGGATGCGTGTCATTGACCGCCTGCAAAAACACGGCATCCTCGGACCCAACACTATCACCGCGCACGGAGTCCACTTCGACGCGCGTGAAATGGAAATCCTCACCGAGACGAATACATGGCTCTCGCACCAGCCTCGCTCGAACATGAACAACGGCGTCGGTGTCGCGCCTATCGAATCGATGCTGAGAATGGGAATTAAAGTCTGCCTCGGCAACGACGGCTTCTCGAACGCGATGTGGGAGGAATGGAAAGCGGCATACCTCCTGCACAAAGTCCATCACCGCGACCCGCGTCGCATGGGCGGTTACGACGTGGCGCAGATGGCGATCTACAACAACGCCGCGCTGGCGAACGTCTTCTTCCAATCTGCAACCATTGGGCAATTGAGCGAAGGCGCATTTGCAGATATGATTTTTGTAGACTATCATCCAAACACGCCCATGACCGCAGGCAACCTGCCGTGGCACATCATTTTCGGGTTTCAGCAAAGCATGGTCACGACAACGATCGTCGCGGGCAAAGTTCTGATGAAAGACCGCGAACTGCTCACGTTGGATGAAAAAGAAATCTCAGCCAAAGCGCGCGAGATTGCGCCGAAGGTCTGGGAGCGATACGAAAAGGAAGTCGCAAAGATACAATAA
- the npdG gene encoding NADPH-dependent F420 reductase has translation MTTDGIKEPLLLTIAVLGGTGKEGKGLAYRWAKAGYKVLIGSRSEERAVSAASEIMELAEGSTSIVGTSNKEAAQLADIVVLTVPYAAHRETLESVKNALKGKILIDVTVPLVPPKVTKVQMPAAGSAAQEAKEILGEGVEVVAAFQNISHEHLLKDEFVECDVLVTGTSKDARTEALHLVEAAGLTGWDAGPIENSVVLEGLTSVLININKQYGSTHAGIKITGAANK, from the coding sequence ATGACAACTGACGGAATCAAAGAACCGCTGTTATTGACCATCGCCGTCCTCGGCGGAACAGGCAAGGAAGGCAAAGGTCTCGCCTACCGCTGGGCGAAGGCGGGCTACAAAGTGTTGATCGGCTCTCGCTCGGAGGAGCGAGCCGTGTCCGCCGCTTCTGAAATTATGGAATTGGCGGAAGGCTCCACTTCAATTGTCGGTACATCGAACAAAGAAGCCGCCCAACTCGCCGACATCGTCGTGCTGACCGTCCCTTACGCCGCGCACCGCGAAACGCTGGAAAGCGTGAAAAACGCGTTGAAAGGGAAAATCCTCATTGACGTGACCGTTCCTCTCGTCCCGCCAAAGGTGACCAAAGTGCAGATGCCAGCCGCAGGCTCCGCCGCGCAAGAGGCGAAAGAGATCCTCGGCGAAGGCGTGGAAGTGGTCGCCGCGTTCCAAAATATTTCACACGAACATTTGCTGAAAGACGAATTTGTCGAATGTGATGTACTTGTCACTGGCACCAGCAAGGATGCGCGCACCGAAGCGCTCCACCTCGTCGAAGCCGCAGGGCTGACAGGTTGGGACGCGGGTCCCATCGAAAACTCCGTTGTGCTTGAAGGTCTCACCAGCGTATTAATCAACATCAACAAACAATACGGCTCGACGCACGCAGGGATAAAAATTACAGGAGCGGCAAACAAATAG